The proteins below come from a single Panulirus ornatus isolate Po-2019 chromosome 72, ASM3632096v1, whole genome shotgun sequence genomic window:
- the LOC139748042 gene encoding glutamate receptor ionotropic, delta-2-like — translation MAVEKPFIMVTGDEWMPFGKWEIMDNGERRLTGPLMELLDVLRRYMEFEYELFSPPDRGWGIMRGNGSWTGMIGHIQRKEAEIALGPFAMTPQRSSVCDFSIPLVHESFAILTPRPRLESDVSGFLKPFAAQVWLLILASLLSVGTAMACVVWAEGKIFRVITRNIVSKASTWVLLTLSQEGSEWLPKEDGGRLIVTTWLLASLVFMTSYSGILTAMLTLPRVVITIDSLPDLVSQSALPWHIQSGSALLPYLRDSEDETHQQAYRGRGADIQDCMWSLQDISDGKFAAFCSVLTIWKAMDLDYSTTGQCHLYGTREKVMSNAIMSLAFSKNSTYLAKANYLLRVLLESGLWNKWLKDELTNSSHCLRHPSLDGREGIQPLDMKAFTGPLYFLLGGAMFGMVVFLCEYVSQYILKPSQTTA, via the exons ATGGCTGTTGAGAAACCTTTCATCATGGTAACGGGGGACGAG TGGATGCCGTTCGGAAAATGGGAGATCATGGATAACGGAGAGAGGAGGCTGACAGGGCCCTTAATGGAGCTGTTAGACGTACTCAGGCGCTACATGGAGTTTGA GTACGAGTTGTTCAGCCCGCCAGACCGCGGCTGGGGCATCATGCGGGGCAATGGTTCGTGGACGGGCATGATCGGCCACATACAAAGGAAG GAAGCGGAGATAGCGCTGGGACCCTTCGCCATGACCCCGCAGAGATCCAGCGTGTGTGACTTCTCCATCCCTCTGGTGCACGAGAGCTTCGCTATCCTCACTCCCAGACCCAGGCTAGAGAGCGATGTCTCCGGCTTCCTCAAGCCCTTCGCTGCCCAG GTATGGCTCTTAATCCTGGCCAGCTTACTGAGTGTGGGGACTGCTatggcgtgtgtggtgtgggctgaaGGAAAGATATTTCGAGTCATCACGAGGAACATTGTCTCCAAAGCCAGCACTTGGGTCCTGCTCACCCTCAGCCAGGAAG GCTCTGAGTGGCTGCCGAAGGAGGACGGAGGGCGCCTCATAGTGACCACCTGGCTCCTGGCCTCCTTGGTCTTCATGACCTCCTACAGCGGGATCCTCACCGCCATGCTCACTCTCCCTCGAGTTGTGATCACCATTGATTCTTTGCCCGACCTggtctcccagtctgctcttccCTGGCACATACAATCCGGATCAGCACTATTGCCTTATCTAAGG GATTCTGAGGATGAGACGCACCAGCAGGCGTACAGAGGGAGAGGCGCTGACATCCAAGATTGCATGTGGAGTCTCCAGGACATTAGTGACGGGAAGTTCGCCGCCTTCTGTTCCGTGCTCACCATTTGGAAGGCTATGGACCTGGATTACAG CACCACTGGTCAGTGTCACTTGTACGGCACACGAGAGAAGGTGATGAGCAACGCTATCATGAGTCTGGCCTTTAGTAAGAACTCCACATACCTCGCCAAGGCTAATTATCT GTTGCGGGTGCTGCTGGAGTCAGGGTTGTGGAACAAGTGGTTGAAGGACGAGCTGACCAACTCCTCCCACTGTCTGCGTCACCCCAGCCTGGACGGCAGGGAGGGCATCCAGCCACTCGACATGAAAGCATTCACAGGTCCTCTCTATTTTCTCCTTGGAG